From Deinococcus budaensis, a single genomic window includes:
- a CDS encoding AAA family ATPase — protein MPSLRRLPAALTLILLLAAPAGARAAPPLPGQTLPPAGGPYTISRFFADLKEREVERVTLDGNGNASVKLLGVTRPQAVVLPPDAATLTRLRESGVPVTVLTGGSPFGWLGQVLPLILTALILLVLWRSLRGASGGGAASNFGKSKAAVVSEGQIKLTFQDVAGCDEAKADLQEVVDFLRHPERYHLLGARIPHGVLLVGPPGSGKTLLAKAVAGEAKVPYFSISGSDFVEMFVG, from the coding sequence ATGCCGAGCCTCCGCCGTCTGCCCGCCGCGCTGACGCTGATCTTGCTGCTCGCCGCGCCCGCCGGGGCCAGGGCGGCGCCGCCTCTGCCCGGCCAGACCCTGCCCCCGGCGGGGGGTCCCTACACCATCAGCCGCTTTTTCGCGGACCTGAAGGAGCGGGAGGTCGAGCGGGTGACCCTGGACGGCAACGGCAACGCCTCGGTGAAGTTGCTGGGCGTCACCCGCCCCCAGGCCGTGGTGCTCCCGCCCGACGCCGCCACCCTGACCCGGCTGCGCGAGTCGGGCGTGCCCGTGACGGTCCTGACCGGCGGCTCGCCTTTTGGCTGGCTCGGGCAGGTGCTGCCGCTGATCCTGACCGCGCTGATCCTGCTGGTGCTGTGGCGCAGCCTGCGGGGGGCCTCGGGGGGCGGAGCGGCGAGCAACTTCGGGAAGTCGAAGGCGGCGGTGGTCTCGGAGGGGCAGATCAAGCTGACCTTTCAGGACGTGGCGGGCTGCGACGAGGCCAAGGCCGACTTGCAGGAAGTCGTCGACTTCCTGCGTCACCCCGAGCGCTACCACCTCCTCGGCGCCCGCATCCCCCACGGTGTCCTCCTCGTCGGTCCCCCCGGCTCCGGCAAAACCCTGCTCGCCAAAGCCGTCGCTGGAGAGGCCAAGGTGCCCTACTTCTCCATCAGTGGCAGCGACTTCGTCGAGATGTTCGTGGGCG
- the era gene encoding GTPase Era: MTDQSSPFPDANEAPTPGETHSGFVAIVGKPNVGKSTLLNAFLNTKVAPTSPRPQTTRRGVRGIHSTDTHQIVFVDTPGLHKPKDALGKYMNQEVHSALSDVDVILWVVDLRHPPTDEDQLVARQVRELPKPLFLIGNKTDAAKYPGEAMKLYRALLEGRTAETQETMLSAQNSPDAVGTLREQILDALPENPFFYPRGAASDQSREQWAAEIIREEAMKKLRDELPYAVATRVNRWTEREDGLQRIEGEIVVEKNAHKGMVIGAGGKQLREIGQAARKQLEVFLNRKVFLGLEVIVIPGWREDEEALRELGYE, from the coding sequence ATGACCGACCAGTCCTCTCCCTTCCCCGATGCGAACGAAGCTCCGACTCCCGGCGAGACACACAGCGGCTTCGTCGCCATCGTGGGCAAGCCGAACGTCGGCAAGAGTACCCTGCTCAACGCCTTCCTGAACACCAAGGTGGCCCCCACCAGCCCCCGCCCCCAGACCACCCGCCGGGGCGTGCGCGGCATCCACTCCACCGACACGCACCAGATCGTCTTCGTGGACACGCCGGGGCTGCACAAGCCGAAAGACGCCCTGGGCAAGTACATGAACCAGGAGGTCCATAGCGCCCTCTCGGACGTGGACGTGATCTTGTGGGTCGTGGACCTGCGCCACCCCCCCACCGACGAGGACCAGCTCGTCGCCCGGCAGGTGCGCGAGCTGCCCAAGCCCCTCTTTTTGATCGGCAACAAGACCGACGCGGCCAAGTACCCGGGCGAGGCGATGAAGCTCTACCGCGCGCTGCTCGAAGGCCGCACGGCGGAAACGCAGGAGACCATGCTCAGCGCCCAGAACAGCCCCGACGCGGTGGGCACCCTGCGCGAGCAGATTCTCGACGCGCTGCCCGAAAACCCCTTCTTCTACCCGCGCGGCGCCGCCAGCGACCAGAGCCGCGAGCAGTGGGCCGCCGAGATCATCCGCGAGGAGGCGATGAAGAAGCTGCGCGACGAGCTGCCCTACGCGGTCGCCACCCGCGTGAACCGCTGGACCGAGCGCGAGGACGGCCTCCAGCGCATCGAGGGCGAGATCGTGGTCGAGAAGAACGCCCACAAGGGCATGGTGATCGGCGCCGGGGGCAAGCAACTGCGCGAGATCGGGCAGGCCGCCCGCAAGCAGCTGGAGGTCTTTCTCAACCGCAAGGTGTTCCTGGGCCTGGAAGTCATCGTGATTCCCGGCTGGCGCGAGGACGAGGAGGCGCTGCGGGAACTGGGCTACGAGTAA
- a CDS encoding alpha-E domain-containing protein, with protein MLLSRLAENLFWIGRYVERAENSARLLNVNYYATLELTGRAREYWRPLLELTGGEAPLRAKYGRVDARTISAWLALDHDNPASIASSVLRARENARGLRDRIPSEMWEALNRTYLNTCFQPLDLLDRDGLFEYCVAARDASQFFFGIAFATLPRDEGWSFLRAGQLLERGDNMLRVLQSRHRGVDAELPSDPSQRALQAQRWVNVLKGASAYEAYRKRVHEGIDPTRISEFLLLDEYFPRSVRYSAEHLHEALTQIDRWHPGAHPETLRLSRWLVARLQYARVGDILDQDNPALEELLGDFNRVGAAVDAAYFAQE; from the coding sequence ATGCTGCTCTCGCGCCTCGCGGAGAACCTGTTCTGGATCGGGCGGTACGTGGAACGCGCCGAGAACAGCGCCCGGCTGCTGAACGTGAACTACTACGCCACGCTGGAACTCACCGGCCGTGCCCGCGAGTACTGGCGGCCCCTGCTGGAACTTACCGGGGGGGAAGCGCCGCTGCGGGCCAAGTACGGCCGGGTGGACGCCCGCACCATCAGCGCGTGGCTGGCCCTCGATCACGACAACCCGGCCAGCATCGCCAGCAGCGTCCTGCGCGCCCGCGAGAACGCGCGCGGCCTGCGCGACCGCATTCCCAGCGAGATGTGGGAGGCGCTCAACCGCACCTACCTGAACACCTGCTTTCAGCCGCTCGACCTGCTCGACCGCGACGGCCTCTTCGAGTACTGCGTGGCCGCGCGCGACGCCTCACAGTTTTTCTTCGGGATCGCCTTTGCCACCCTGCCGCGCGACGAGGGCTGGTCCTTTCTGCGCGCCGGGCAGCTGCTGGAGCGCGGCGACAACATGCTGCGGGTGCTGCAAAGCCGCCACCGGGGGGTGGACGCCGAGCTGCCCAGCGACCCCTCGCAGCGGGCGCTGCAAGCCCAGCGCTGGGTGAACGTTCTGAAGGGGGCCAGCGCCTACGAGGCCTACCGCAAGCGGGTCCACGAGGGCATCGACCCCACCCGCATCAGCGAATTCCTGCTGCTGGACGAGTATTTTCCCCGCAGCGTGCGCTACAGCGCCGAGCACCTGCACGAGGCCCTGACCCAGATCGACCGCTGGCACCCCGGCGCCCACCCCGAGACGCTGCGGCTCTCGCGCTGGCTGGTCGCCCGGCTCCAGTACGCCCGCGTGGGCGACATTCTCGACCAGGACAATCCGGCGCTCGAAGAGTTGCTGGGCGACTTCAACCGGGTGGGCGCGGCGGTGGACGCGGCCTATTTCGCCCAGGAATGA
- a CDS encoding transglutaminase family protein: protein MRCEIRHTTTYAYPKPAWDSFNEVRLHPSREARQSVRSFHLLVDPDAEISSHRDYFGAIVHHVHVHAPHTHLTIEAQAVVDTHPVPDPAPVPFAELRAARRDHTEFLVPSPRVPGGDWPEVFGVARPAPGDDLPTFLRDLTTTLHRGLTYDGEATEVHTPLAEFARHRRGVCQDYTHAMLGIVRQLGVPARYVSGYLVSGGGMVGAAATHAWAECFLPGQGWLGFDPTNDCLAREKHVKIGHGREYGDVSPVRGTYYGGGQGKLDVAVHVYGDQ from the coding sequence ATGCGCTGCGAGATCCGCCACACCACCACCTACGCCTACCCCAAACCCGCCTGGGACTCTTTCAACGAGGTGCGGCTGCACCCCTCGCGCGAGGCCCGCCAGAGCGTGCGGTCCTTTCACCTGCTGGTGGACCCGGACGCCGAGATCAGCTCGCACCGCGACTATTTCGGGGCCATCGTGCACCACGTTCATGTCCACGCACCGCACACCCACCTGACCATCGAGGCGCAGGCGGTCGTGGACACCCATCCGGTGCCCGACCCCGCGCCCGTGCCCTTTGCCGAGTTGCGGGCGGCGCGGCGGGACCACACCGAGTTTCTGGTGCCCAGCCCGCGCGTGCCCGGCGGCGACTGGCCGGAAGTCTTCGGCGTGGCCCGCCCGGCCCCGGGCGACGACCTGCCGACCTTCCTGCGCGACCTCACGACCACGCTGCACCGGGGCCTGACCTACGACGGCGAGGCGACCGAGGTCCACACGCCGCTGGCCGAGTTCGCCCGCCACCGCCGGGGCGTGTGCCAGGACTACACCCACGCGATGCTGGGGATCGTGCGCCAGCTCGGGGTACCCGCACGCTACGTCAGCGGCTATCTGGTGAGCGGAGGCGGGATGGTGGGAGCGGCCGCCACCCACGCCTGGGCCGAGTGCTTTTTGCCGGGGCAGGGCTGGCTGGGGTTTGATCCCACCAACGACTGCCTCGCCCGGGAGAAACACGTCAAGATCGGCCACGGCCGCGAGTACGGCGACGTGTCCCCGGTGCGCGGCACCTACTACGGCGGCGGCCAGGGCAAGCTCGACGTGGCGGTGCATGTCTACGGCGACCAGTAG
- a CDS encoding YfiT family bacillithiol transferase, whose product MTDRRFPLGPMPTPLTLTGHERAEALAALRRLPAELRVVAESLTGLALDTPYRQGGWTGRQVVHHVADSHLNAYARVKLTLTEARPVVKPYDEGAWAGLPDVDLPVHPSLLLLEGLHTRLVAVLESVPEGDWAREWTHPGLGRTFTLDTLLAMYAWHGRHHTAHLRLIGR is encoded by the coding sequence ATGACCGACCGCCGCTTTCCCCTGGGGCCGATGCCCACGCCCCTCACGCTGACCGGGCACGAACGCGCGGAGGCCCTGGCCGCCCTGCGCCGCTTGCCCGCCGAGCTGCGGGTGGTCGCCGAGAGTCTGACTGGCCTGGCGCTGGACACCCCCTACCGCCAGGGCGGCTGGACCGGGCGGCAGGTCGTCCACCACGTCGCGGACAGCCACCTGAACGCCTACGCGCGGGTCAAGCTCACGCTGACGGAAGCCCGCCCGGTGGTGAAGCCCTACGACGAGGGGGCCTGGGCGGGGTTGCCCGACGTGGACCTGCCCGTTCACCCCAGCCTCCTGCTGCTGGAGGGACTGCACACCCGCCTCGTCGCCGTGCTGGAAAGCGTGCCGGAGGGAGACTGGGCGCGCGAGTGGACCCACCCGGGCCTGGGCCGCACCTTCACCCTGGACACCCTGCTCGCCATGTACGCCTGGCACGGACGGCACCACACGGCGCACCTGCGGTTGATCGGGAGGTGA
- a CDS encoding SDR family NAD(P)-dependent oxidoreductase, with amino-acid sequence MTPSPPTPATALITGASGGIGTALARQLAAHGAHLILTARREAALEDLAAELRGRFGVQAHTLALDLSRPGAGERLERDLAARGLTVDLLVNNAGFGGFGEFHTQDPGEIARMMQVNMVTLTDLTRRLLPGMVARGRGRVLNVASTAAFQPGPLMAVYYASKAYVLSLSEALNEELRGTGVHVTALCPGPVETGFQAASNLGESRLLSGPARAVLLSAEEVARQGVAAMLAGQAVVVPGRLNRVQTWLPRLLPRATMTRLIRAAQARRE; translated from the coding sequence ATGACCCCTTCCCCGCCCACCCCCGCCACCGCCCTGATCACCGGAGCGAGCGGCGGTATCGGCACGGCCCTGGCCCGGCAGCTCGCCGCCCACGGCGCGCACCTGATCCTGACGGCCCGGCGCGAGGCGGCCCTCGAAGACCTCGCCGCCGAGCTGCGCGGGCGCTTCGGCGTGCAGGCGCACACGCTGGCGCTCGATCTGTCGCGGCCCGGCGCGGGCGAGCGGCTGGAGCGCGACCTCGCGGCGCGGGGGCTGACGGTGGACCTGCTGGTCAACAACGCGGGCTTCGGCGGCTTCGGGGAGTTCCACACCCAGGACCCCGGCGAGATCGCGCGGATGATGCAGGTCAACATGGTCACCCTGACCGACCTGACCCGCCGCCTGCTGCCCGGCATGGTGGCGCGCGGGCGGGGCCGGGTGCTCAACGTGGCGAGCACCGCCGCCTTTCAGCCGGGGCCGCTGATGGCGGTGTACTACGCCAGCAAGGCCTACGTCCTGAGCCTGTCCGAGGCGCTCAACGAGGAACTGCGCGGCACGGGCGTCCACGTCACGGCGCTGTGCCCAGGGCCGGTCGAGACGGGCTTTCAGGCGGCCTCCAACCTGGGAGAAAGCCGCCTGCTGAGCGGTCCGGCCCGCGCCGTTCTCCTCAGCGCCGAGGAGGTGGCCCGGCAGGGCGTGGCGGCGATGCTCGCCGGGCAGGCGGTCGTGGTGCCGGGCCGCCTCAACCGGGTGCAGACCTGGCTGCCCCGGCTGCTGCCGCGCGCGACGATGACCCGGCTGATCCGCGCGGCGCAGGCGAGGCGCGAGTAG
- a CDS encoding nucleotide pyrophosphohydrolase, translated as MSSSLTFEDARQRVDAYISQFEEGYFPPLLMLARLTEETGEIARVIAHASGKTPKPGEDAGDLEMELADLLFVMVCMANERGVSLERGFTRMMQKVETRDAARWTRKDAEQSRE; from the coding sequence ATGAGCAGCAGCCTGACCTTCGAGGACGCCCGGCAGCGCGTGGACGCCTACATCTCGCAGTTCGAGGAGGGCTACTTTCCGCCCCTCCTGATGCTGGCCCGCCTGACCGAGGAAACCGGCGAGATCGCCCGCGTGATCGCGCACGCCAGCGGCAAGACGCCCAAGCCCGGCGAGGACGCGGGCGACCTGGAGATGGAACTGGCCGACCTGCTGTTCGTGATGGTGTGCATGGCGAACGAGCGCGGGGTGAGCCTGGAACGCGGCTTCACGCGGATGATGCAGAAGGTCGAGACGAGGGACGCGGCCCGCTGGACCCGCAAGGACGCCGAACAGAGCCGCGAATGA
- a CDS encoding DUF4384 domain-containing protein: MRTALLFGALALGLSSCTVSVRSNLGLAGSGSNLITNLRPDRGEGGTYLVGDEVRISVTTRTAGYVTLVALQPGGAASVLARNVYVNAGTTTFPRAQDGVTYNVAAPRGLQRVRAIFTRVRPTSELVLSGVYDGARWNTVTTQYVQPYAVADRDVQETYLYIR; encoded by the coding sequence ATGCGTACTGCCCTGCTGTTTGGCGCGCTCGCCCTCGGGCTGAGTTCCTGCACCGTCTCGGTGCGTTCGAATCTGGGTCTGGCGGGAAGCGGCAGCAACCTGATCACCAACCTGCGGCCCGACCGGGGCGAGGGCGGCACCTACCTCGTGGGTGACGAAGTGCGGATCAGCGTGACCACCCGCACGGCCGGCTACGTGACGCTGGTGGCCCTCCAGCCGGGCGGCGCCGCCAGCGTCCTGGCCCGCAACGTCTATGTGAACGCCGGAACCACCACCTTTCCCCGCGCCCAGGACGGCGTGACCTACAACGTCGCCGCCCCGCGCGGCCTCCAGCGCGTGCGGGCGATTTTCACCCGCGTGCGCCCCACCAGCGAACTCGTCCTGAGCGGCGTGTACGACGGCGCCCGCTGGAACACGGTGACCACCCAGTACGTGCAGCCCTACGCCGTGGCCGACCGCGACGTGCAGGAGACGTACCTGTACATCCGCTGA
- a CDS encoding YIP1 family protein has translation MTPPTRLQASFRDMFAQSAAVLSRPSPATFELFERRGSLRQAFLYVLLAALASALIAALFAPLHRDVTVLGQFFSRLILIPAQFGVFTGAVYLIGRSLFRGSGSYAEVAYTFSLFFVPLSLLGTLLGIIPILGWLVTLVVTLAMVFFGYLAVQSSVNLRDSVQAAVTLLLAAVVNGLLVGQLLSPLVVAPFAGG, from the coding sequence ATGACCCCTCCCACCCGCCTTCAGGCCAGCTTCAGGGACATGTTCGCCCAGAGCGCGGCGGTCCTGTCCCGGCCCAGCCCCGCCACCTTCGAGCTGTTCGAGCGCCGGGGCAGTCTGCGTCAGGCTTTTTTGTACGTGCTGCTCGCGGCGCTGGCGTCGGCGCTGATCGCCGCGCTGTTCGCGCCGCTGCACCGGGACGTGACGGTGCTGGGGCAGTTCTTCTCCCGCCTGATCCTGATTCCGGCGCAGTTCGGCGTGTTCACGGGCGCGGTGTACCTGATCGGCCGGAGCCTCTTCCGGGGCAGCGGCAGCTACGCCGAGGTGGCCTACACCTTCTCGCTGTTCTTCGTGCCGCTGAGCCTGCTGGGCACCCTGCTGGGGATCATCCCGATCCTGGGCTGGCTGGTCACGCTGGTCGTCACGCTGGCGATGGTCTTTTTCGGCTACCTCGCCGTGCAGTCGAGCGTGAACCTGCGCGACAGCGTGCAGGCCGCCGTCACGCTGCTGCTCGCCGCCGTGGTGAACGGCCTGCTGGTCGGCCAGCTGCTCTCACCGCTGGTGGTGGCCCCCTTCGCGGGCGGCTGA